The Chthoniobacterales bacterium genome includes a window with the following:
- a CDS encoding NADPH-dependent assimilatory sulfite reductase hemoprotein subunit — protein sequence MSTETPAASKPLNANEGIKVASNLLRGTIAEDLADTSTGAISEQNGQLTKFHGMYLQDDRDLRNALKKVGKEKAFAFMLRVRLPGGRATPGQWIALDTLAGEMASPSLRLTTRQTFQFHGILKGNVKALVQRMHRVLLDSIAACGDVNRNVMAPPNPEYSGVSRKVYDQAVAWSEFALPKTHAYHEIYLDEELVAGGEAEPMYGPTYLPRKFKTAFVLPPSNDVDIFSQDLGFIAIVEHGEVVGYNVTVGGGLGMSHGNAETFPRLADVLGFITPEKVNAIGEAVLVTQRDYGDRTNRKHARLKYTIEDRGIEWFKGEVELRSGIQFEPAREFHFTTIEDPHGWHECADHTWFYGLHILSGRIKDIPGWSMKTALREIAELLNGTTADFRLTPSQNLSISGVTAEKKDEIDAILAKHSLTRENHHTKLRLNALSCVALPTCGLALAESERILPQLLEKFEVVLDEAGLREDAISLRITGCPNGCARPYLAEIGLVGRAPNKYALYLGASYNGTRLNRLVSPSVTLDDAVALVTPIIKRYALERNAGEGFGDFCDRSVLPADATFHSIGTV from the coding sequence ATGAGCACTGAAACACCCGCCGCCTCGAAGCCTCTCAACGCCAACGAAGGCATCAAAGTCGCCTCCAACCTCCTTCGCGGCACCATTGCTGAGGATCTGGCCGACACCTCGACCGGGGCCATTTCCGAGCAAAACGGCCAGCTCACCAAATTCCACGGCATGTATTTGCAGGACGATCGCGACCTGCGCAATGCCCTTAAAAAAGTCGGAAAGGAAAAGGCATTCGCCTTCATGCTCCGCGTCCGTCTGCCCGGAGGTCGCGCCACGCCCGGGCAATGGATTGCCCTCGACACGCTCGCCGGAGAAATGGCCTCGCCATCGCTCCGTCTCACCACGAGGCAGACATTCCAGTTCCATGGGATTCTAAAGGGCAACGTGAAGGCGCTCGTCCAGCGGATGCACCGGGTGTTATTGGACTCGATTGCCGCCTGCGGCGACGTCAACCGCAACGTCATGGCTCCGCCGAACCCCGAATACAGCGGCGTCTCCCGCAAGGTTTACGATCAGGCCGTCGCCTGGAGCGAATTCGCGCTGCCGAAGACGCACGCCTATCACGAGATTTATCTGGATGAGGAATTGGTCGCTGGCGGCGAGGCCGAGCCGATGTATGGCCCGACCTATCTCCCGCGCAAATTCAAGACCGCCTTTGTGCTCCCGCCATCGAACGACGTGGATATTTTTTCCCAGGACTTGGGTTTCATTGCCATCGTCGAGCACGGCGAGGTCGTCGGTTACAACGTCACCGTCGGCGGCGGACTCGGCATGAGCCACGGCAACGCCGAAACATTTCCTCGCCTGGCCGATGTCCTCGGTTTCATCACGCCAGAGAAGGTCAACGCCATCGGCGAGGCCGTGCTCGTCACCCAGCGCGATTACGGTGATCGCACCAATCGCAAGCACGCCCGCTTGAAATACACCATCGAAGATCGCGGCATCGAGTGGTTTAAGGGCGAGGTCGAACTCCGCTCCGGGATCCAGTTTGAGCCCGCACGGGAGTTCCATTTCACCACCATCGAAGACCCGCACGGCTGGCACGAATGCGCCGACCACACGTGGTTCTACGGCCTGCACATTTTGAGCGGACGCATCAAGGACATCCCCGGCTGGTCCATGAAGACCGCGTTGCGCGAGATCGCGGAACTCCTCAACGGCACCACCGCTGATTTCCGTCTCACTCCGTCGCAAAACCTGAGCATTTCCGGCGTCACGGCTGAGAAAAAGGACGAGATCGACGCCATTCTCGCCAAGCACAGCCTCACTCGCGAAAACCACCACACCAAGCTGCGCCTGAACGCGCTCTCCTGCGTCGCACTGCCCACCTGCGGGCTGGCCCTGGCCGAGAGCGAGCGCATTCTGCCCCAGCTTTTGGAGAAATTCGAAGTCGTCCTCGACGAGGCTGGCCTGCGGGAGGACGCCATCAGCTTGCGCATCACGGGCTGCCCGAATGGCTGCGCCCGCCCGTATCTTGCCGAGATCGGCTTGGTCGGTCGCGCGCCCAACAAATACGCGCTCTACCTCGGGGCGAGTTACAATGGAACGCGACTCAACCGCCTTGTTTCCCCGAGCGTGACCCTCGACGACGCCGTCGCTTTGGTGACGCCGATCATCAAGCGCTACGCCTTGGAGCGGAATGCTGGCGAAGGTTTCGGAGACTTCTGCGACCGCTCCGTGCTCCCCGCCGACGCCACCTTCCACAGCATCGGGACGGTGTAG
- a CDS encoding 5'-3' exonuclease H3TH domain-containing protein yields MKLLLIDGHYYVYRSFFAIRGLTNSAGTPTNAVYGFVKTVRKMLKDLQPDLAAVIWDEGLPERRTQLQPDYKAQRTEMPGDMIPQLGLIRDLVPMMGLASLGLEGHEADDLMASYAVAARDMGYETLLATNDKDLFQLVGPLVHVYSTNKTDLAQPTDPHALLGPDAVLKKWGVAPPQIGDILALIGDSVDNIPGVSGIGPKTATQLIQQFGSIGAMLDNPSAIASEKVREKIISSRAQIEQNCEMVRLDLDLPLPLPLEKLTISPKYPEWIAEMRKCEFKGLTAEIETEAAKLGNAAVSTPAKGQGEFTF; encoded by the coding sequence ATGAAGCTGCTTCTCATCGACGGGCATTACTACGTTTACCGCTCGTTTTTCGCCATTCGCGGCCTGACGAATTCCGCCGGGACTCCGACCAACGCCGTCTATGGCTTCGTCAAGACCGTGCGGAAAATGCTCAAAGACCTCCAGCCCGACCTCGCCGCCGTCATCTGGGACGAGGGACTTCCCGAACGTCGCACCCAGTTGCAACCCGACTACAAAGCCCAGCGCACCGAGATGCCCGGCGACATGATTCCCCAACTCGGGCTCATCCGCGATCTCGTTCCGATGATGGGTCTCGCCAGCCTCGGACTCGAAGGCCACGAAGCCGACGACCTCATGGCCAGCTACGCCGTCGCCGCCCGCGATATGGGTTACGAAACTCTCCTGGCTACCAACGACAAAGACCTCTTCCAACTCGTCGGACCGCTCGTCCACGTCTATTCGACGAACAAAACCGACCTCGCCCAGCCCACCGACCCGCACGCCTTGCTCGGACCCGACGCTGTCTTGAAAAAATGGGGCGTCGCTCCTCCGCAGATTGGCGACATTCTCGCTCTCATCGGCGACAGCGTGGACAACATCCCCGGCGTCTCCGGCATCGGCCCGAAGACCGCCACGCAACTCATTCAGCAATTCGGCAGCATCGGCGCCATGCTCGACAACCCCAGCGCCATTGCCAGCGAAAAAGTCCGCGAGAAAATCATCAGCTCCCGAGCCCAGATCGAGCAAAACTGCGAAATGGTCCGCCTCGACCTTGATCTTCCCCTGCCCCTGCCGCTGGAGAAATTGACCATCTCGCCGAAATATCCCGAGTGGATCGCCGAGATGCGGAAATGCGAATTCAAAGGTCTCACCGCCGAGATCGAAACCGAGGCCGCGAAACTAGGCAACGCCGCTGTTTCAACTCCAGCAAAAGGCCAAGGCGAATTTACGTTCTAG
- a CDS encoding BsuPI-related putative proteinase inhibitor — MQVRSSVFALLLLGLAACSTEPKAPKYHPPGEHGLGWRILHPFARSEPAPAPSAAATAFQPAPKHGLGWRVLHPFAKNDSASTARLKGIQVTVEPDSAAPSLHGTSQLGLRILVTNYTSTMVSLTFPTSQRIEITGRNIDGKIFYSYSTNRTFAQEVSVLTINPGERLEYNEAVPTRTMTAGNTYLITAAVKGQPGLEGTVSVTPVP; from the coding sequence ATGCAAGTCCGCTCTTCCGTTTTCGCCCTCCTTCTGCTTGGCCTCGCCGCCTGCTCCACCGAACCCAAGGCTCCCAAATATCATCCGCCCGGAGAGCACGGCCTCGGCTGGCGCATTTTGCATCCGTTCGCCCGCAGCGAACCCGCCCCCGCTCCGTCGGCTGCCGCGACTGCTTTCCAGCCCGCTCCGAAGCACGGCCTCGGCTGGCGCGTGCTGCATCCGTTCGCCAAAAATGACTCCGCGTCCACTGCCCGCCTGAAAGGCATTCAAGTCACCGTCGAACCCGACTCCGCCGCGCCGTCGCTCCACGGCACCAGCCAGCTCGGCCTCCGCATTTTGGTCACCAATTACACCAGCACGATGGTTTCGCTCACCTTCCCCACCAGTCAGCGCATCGAGATCACCGGACGCAACATCGATGGAAAAATCTTCTACTCCTATTCGACCAACCGCACGTTTGCCCAAGAGGTGAGCGTCCTCACGATCAACCCCGGCGAGCGCTTGGAGTACAACGAAGCCGTCCCCACCCGCACCATGACGGCAGGCAACACCTACCTCATCACCGCCGCCGTCAAGGGCCAGCCCGGACTTGAGGGCACCGTCTCCGTCACCCCCGTGCCATAA
- the nusA gene encoding transcription termination factor NusA produces MNAELIAYIDHLERDKGINRSVVLEALQTALLSASRRSVGPAREMRIDIDPKTGAIKALANLIVADPVMNEHEQISITKAQRIKKDAHVGEVIEVEVTPKDFGRVAAQTCRQTMLQRIRLAEKENLYDEFKDRAGEIVSGTVRRFERSDVIIDLGKFEAIMPQRERVTTEDYNIGDRIRAYVVAVENGARGPEIILSRSHPNFIRRLFELEVSEIADRTVEIKAIAREAGFRAKVAVHSSIDKVDPVGSCVGMRGSRVKNIVRELNNEKVDIIRWSADPKEFVLEALKPAKVKNIVIDETKKAMQITVDEDQLSLAIGKRGQNARLTSRLTGWEINISKGESAADVFEHRVSAAAKALATPLGIEESVARQLVTGGVSTLEMLADLEAEDIAGILGIDPEAAAPILEAAKKARGE; encoded by the coding sequence ATGAACGCCGAGCTTATTGCCTATATCGACCACCTGGAACGCGACAAAGGGATCAACCGCAGCGTCGTTCTGGAAGCTTTGCAGACCGCGTTGTTGTCCGCTTCTCGCCGTTCCGTCGGTCCTGCCCGCGAAATGCGCATCGACATCGATCCGAAAACGGGCGCCATCAAGGCACTGGCCAACCTGATCGTGGCCGATCCGGTGATGAATGAGCACGAGCAAATCTCGATCACGAAAGCCCAACGGATTAAGAAAGACGCGCATGTCGGCGAGGTCATTGAGGTGGAAGTCACCCCTAAGGATTTTGGTCGTGTCGCCGCGCAGACCTGCCGCCAGACCATGCTGCAACGCATCCGGCTCGCGGAAAAAGAGAACCTTTACGACGAGTTTAAGGATCGCGCCGGAGAGATCGTCAGCGGGACAGTTCGCCGGTTCGAGCGTTCCGACGTGATCATCGACTTGGGCAAGTTTGAGGCGATCATGCCTCAGCGTGAACGGGTTACGACGGAAGATTACAACATCGGCGACCGCATTCGTGCTTACGTCGTTGCCGTGGAAAACGGAGCCCGCGGCCCGGAAATCATTCTTTCCCGCAGCCATCCCAATTTTATCCGCCGTCTCTTTGAACTTGAAGTCAGCGAAATCGCCGACCGCACGGTCGAGATCAAAGCCATCGCTCGCGAAGCCGGTTTCCGAGCGAAAGTCGCCGTTCACAGCAGCATCGACAAAGTGGACCCGGTCGGTTCCTGCGTCGGAATGCGTGGCAGTCGCGTGAAAAACATCGTCCGCGAACTCAACAACGAAAAAGTGGATATCATCCGCTGGAGCGCCGACCCCAAGGAGTTCGTTCTCGAGGCTCTCAAGCCGGCCAAGGTCAAAAACATCGTCATCGACGAGACCAAGAAAGCCATGCAAATCACCGTGGACGAGGATCAGCTTTCCCTCGCCATCGGCAAGCGCGGCCAGAATGCCCGCCTCACCTCGCGCCTAACTGGCTGGGAGATCAATATTTCCAAAGGCGAATCCGCCGCCGACGTCTTCGAGCATCGCGTCTCCGCTGCCGCGAAAGCACTGGCCACACCGCTGGGCATCGAGGAATCCGTTGCGCGTCAACTGGTTACGGGTGGCGTCAGCACACTCGAAATGCTGGCCGACCTAGAAGCAGAGGACATTGCCGGCATCCTCGGAATCGATCCCGAAGCCGCAGCCCCGATCCTCGAAGCCGCCAAAAAAGCACGCGGCGAATGA
- the infB gene encoding translation initiation factor IF-2 gives MATRATTKSSSPTKSSGKPPLGKKHVPHAAPEKTAPAEPVTPAVPVVAEDLISPKKKKVISADAIKPTVRIGAAPIHKPKPVAHAPVAPAPKAQAVSLIDAKPAKSGDEKKHRHTLPPISRITGASTPVAEVVPAPVAPVENAEPEVSESGEIIIHIKPPIIVKELATQLKLRPFEVIKDLMAMGIFANINQTIEPDTAAAVCKLHGAIFEVEKREKGGGVHKAEVVIVAPPAPVEVQEDELVPRPPVITFMGHVDHGKTSLMDAIRKTRVAAGEAGGITQHIGAYSVERNGHKITFLDTPGHAAFTQMRARGANLTDIVVLVVAADDGLMPQTIEAINHAKAAKVKIVVAINKIDLPSANVDRVKTQLQDKGLQPEDWGGDTICVPVSATKGKGIDELLELVLLEAEVLELRADPKSAARGTVIESQVETGRGPTATILVQVGTLKLGDPFICGNFSGKVKAMTIDTGASVKTAGPSTPVKVLGFTGVPASGDEFLVMETEKAAKALGEERLHSVRQTKLAAPARATLENLFDAMADEQHKLIEIILKCDVHGSLEAVSSSLNDIKSKKINLRIIHSGVGPITESDVLLATASNAVIIGFNVKVENSAANSARREDVQIKLFSIIYELIDQVKEAMVGLLDPETREAIVGHAEVKQVFDLTRGTVAGCIVTDGRIVRTGRARVLRRKQAVFDGSMSTLRRFTDEVKEVRNGLECGIKLANYDEYQEGDIIECYTLEKFTQKL, from the coding sequence ATGGCAACACGAGCAACAACCAAATCCAGCTCTCCGACGAAGTCCTCTGGCAAACCGCCATTAGGCAAGAAGCACGTTCCGCACGCTGCTCCTGAAAAAACGGCTCCCGCCGAGCCTGTCACACCGGCTGTTCCTGTCGTCGCCGAGGATCTGATTTCTCCCAAGAAAAAGAAGGTGATCTCGGCCGATGCCATCAAGCCAACGGTTCGCATCGGTGCCGCGCCCATTCACAAGCCGAAGCCCGTCGCTCACGCTCCGGTCGCACCTGCGCCGAAAGCTCAGGCCGTTTCTCTGATCGACGCCAAGCCCGCCAAAAGCGGCGACGAAAAAAAACATCGTCACACATTGCCGCCGATCTCGCGGATCACTGGTGCCAGCACGCCGGTGGCCGAAGTGGTCCCAGCGCCCGTCGCTCCTGTGGAAAATGCCGAACCGGAAGTTTCTGAGTCGGGTGAGATCATTATCCACATCAAGCCGCCGATCATCGTCAAGGAACTGGCGACGCAGCTCAAACTCCGCCCGTTCGAGGTCATCAAAGACCTCATGGCGATGGGTATTTTTGCGAACATCAACCAAACCATCGAGCCCGACACGGCGGCGGCGGTCTGCAAGTTGCATGGAGCGATTTTTGAAGTCGAGAAACGCGAAAAAGGCGGCGGCGTCCACAAGGCCGAGGTCGTCATCGTTGCGCCACCCGCTCCCGTCGAAGTCCAGGAGGACGAACTCGTCCCGCGCCCACCGGTCATCACATTTATGGGCCATGTCGATCACGGCAAGACCTCGTTGATGGACGCCATTCGCAAAACTCGCGTTGCCGCTGGTGAAGCGGGCGGAATCACCCAGCACATCGGCGCGTATTCCGTCGAGCGGAACGGCCATAAAATCACTTTCCTCGATACTCCAGGCCACGCCGCTTTTACCCAGATGCGCGCTCGTGGAGCGAATCTTACCGACATCGTCGTGCTCGTCGTCGCCGCTGATGACGGTCTGATGCCGCAGACGATCGAGGCGATCAACCACGCCAAGGCTGCCAAGGTCAAAATCGTCGTTGCGATCAACAAAATCGATCTTCCTTCCGCCAACGTGGACCGCGTGAAAACGCAACTTCAGGACAAGGGTCTGCAACCCGAGGATTGGGGCGGCGATACGATCTGCGTTCCCGTCTCCGCAACGAAGGGCAAAGGCATCGACGAACTGCTCGAGCTCGTGCTTCTCGAAGCCGAAGTCCTCGAATTGCGAGCTGACCCGAAATCCGCCGCTCGCGGCACCGTCATTGAATCGCAAGTCGAAACGGGCCGCGGTCCGACCGCCACCATTTTAGTGCAAGTCGGCACGCTCAAATTGGGTGATCCATTCATCTGCGGAAATTTCTCTGGCAAAGTCAAAGCGATGACCATCGACACCGGTGCCTCTGTAAAAACAGCCGGCCCCTCGACTCCGGTCAAAGTCCTCGGCTTCACCGGCGTTCCCGCTTCAGGCGACGAATTTCTTGTCATGGAAACCGAAAAAGCCGCCAAGGCTCTCGGGGAAGAACGCCTCCATTCCGTTCGCCAGACGAAGCTCGCCGCCCCGGCGCGTGCCACGCTGGAAAACCTTTTCGACGCGATGGCCGACGAGCAGCACAAGCTCATCGAGATTATTCTCAAGTGCGATGTGCACGGCTCCCTGGAAGCCGTTTCCTCCTCGTTGAACGACATCAAGAGCAAGAAAATCAACCTGCGCATCATCCACAGCGGCGTCGGTCCGATTACCGAATCCGACGTGCTTTTGGCGACCGCATCGAATGCCGTCATCATTGGTTTCAACGTCAAAGTCGAGAACTCCGCAGCCAACTCGGCTCGTCGGGAAGACGTTCAGATCAAGCTGTTTAGCATCATTTACGAGCTCATCGACCAAGTGAAGGAAGCCATGGTCGGCCTGCTCGATCCAGAGACTCGTGAAGCCATCGTTGGCCATGCCGAGGTCAAGCAAGTGTTCGATCTCACCCGCGGCACGGTCGCCGGTTGTATCGTCACCGACGGACGCATCGTTCGCACCGGACGCGCCCGCGTTCTGCGGCGCAAACAGGCAGTGTTCGACGGCTCGATGTCCACGCTGCGCCGGTTTACGGACGAGGTTAAAGAGGTCCGCAACGGTCTCGAGTGCGGCATCAAGCTGGCCAACTACGACGAATATCAAGAGGGCGACATCATCGAGTGTTACACCCTCGAGAAGTTCACCCAGAAGCTCTAG
- the rbfA gene encoding 30S ribosome-binding factor RbfA: MNHRLQRVQELIKRELSDIIQRHIRFDGVIVTINEVDITPDLKQAHVFISALGGTGQTTNYQSILHKLESNRKMLQQEMSKRVVIKYTPHLHFKFDTTAERATRIFSILEELDSEGNPTGVPSESEDREDS; encoded by the coding sequence ATGAACCATCGTCTTCAGCGCGTGCAGGAGCTCATCAAACGCGAGCTCAGCGACATCATCCAGCGGCATATCCGTTTCGATGGCGTCATCGTCACGATCAACGAAGTCGATATCACGCCCGATCTGAAGCAGGCGCACGTCTTCATTTCCGCCCTTGGCGGCACGGGGCAAACGACGAATTACCAGAGCATTCTTCACAAGCTGGAGAGCAATCGAAAAATGCTTCAGCAGGAAATGAGCAAGCGCGTGGTCATCAAATACACACCGCATTTGCACTTCAAATTCGACACCACCGCCGAACGCGCGACGCGGATTTTCTCGATTCTCGAGGAACTCGACAGCGAGGGCAATCCCACGGGAGTTCCATCGGAATCTGAGGACCGCGAGGATTCGTGA
- a CDS encoding bifunctional oligoribonuclease/PAP phosphatase NrnA: MNATFAEIGDAIARHQKFLVLSHMRPDGDALGCEIAITLALQKLGKDVTAWNEDGMLAKLRFLPGSDSVAKPTETPLDFDVVLVLDTAVQERVGTPLKSIGSAKIWINIDHHHSNPEYGDLSYIDSKAPATGQILFELFTALGWEIDAAMAENLFVAISTDTGSFQYPSTTARTYEIGAELIKRGADVGRISRDLYDSYPLRRIQLLRSLLNELTFSSDNRVASFALTQAAAQSIGVIPEDNEGLIDHIRAVEGVIVAIFFEELSGKDSGRIRISMRSKDPKVSVSAICQQFGGGGHILAAGARMRGTLDDVRRQVLETTDHEIRSHA, translated from the coding sequence GTGAACGCCACCTTTGCCGAGATTGGCGACGCGATCGCACGCCACCAGAAGTTCCTTGTCCTGAGTCACATGCGACCCGACGGAGACGCCCTCGGCTGCGAGATTGCGATAACGCTCGCCTTGCAAAAACTTGGCAAAGATGTCACCGCTTGGAACGAAGACGGGATGCTCGCCAAACTGCGTTTCTTGCCCGGTTCTGACTCCGTCGCCAAGCCGACTGAAACTCCGCTGGATTTCGACGTTGTCCTCGTGCTCGACACTGCTGTGCAAGAGCGTGTTGGAACTCCGCTCAAAAGCATCGGCAGCGCTAAAATCTGGATCAACATCGATCACCACCACAGCAACCCGGAATACGGCGATTTGAGTTACATCGACTCGAAAGCACCAGCGACGGGTCAGATTTTGTTCGAGCTGTTCACCGCTCTGGGCTGGGAAATCGACGCAGCGATGGCGGAAAATTTGTTCGTCGCCATCTCGACCGACACCGGCTCGTTTCAATATCCCTCGACCACGGCGCGCACTTACGAGATTGGCGCGGAACTCATCAAACGTGGGGCCGATGTCGGTCGCATCTCTCGTGATCTTTACGACAGTTACCCACTGCGACGCATCCAGCTTTTGCGGTCGCTGCTCAACGAACTAACCTTTTCCAGCGACAACCGCGTTGCCAGCTTCGCTCTCACCCAAGCTGCCGCGCAATCCATCGGCGTCATTCCCGAGGACAATGAGGGTCTCATCGACCACATTCGCGCCGTCGAAGGCGTCATCGTCGCCATCTTTTTCGAGGAGCTTTCCGGAAAAGACTCGGGTCGCATTCGTATCAGCATGCGCTCGAAAGACCCGAAAGTCAGCGTTTCCGCCATTTGCCAGCAATTTGGCGGCGGCGGACATATTTTGGCCGCCGGAGCCCGCATGCGCGGCACGCTCGACGACGTCCGCCGACAAGTTTTAGAAACCACAGATCATGAAATCCGCAGCCACGCTTGA
- the truB gene encoding tRNA pseudouridine(55) synthase TruB, which yields MKSAATLDGVLLVDKSSEMTSHDVVAIARRTFSMTKVGHCGTLDPLATGLLIVVLGKGTKIQDLLMAEDKEYVGSMKLGETTDSQDADGEILEMKPVPELDGTQIEAAFAKFDGDFYQLPPMVSAIKQQGVPLYKLARQGKTVEREKRFVHVYAHQINRVELPVIDFRVVCSKGFYVRTYAHDIGAELGCGAHLQALRRTKSGKFNLDRAVTVDQLKNSSLDELLSKVISLPEVSRMRGA from the coding sequence ATGAAATCCGCAGCCACGCTTGACGGCGTTCTCCTCGTCGATAAATCCTCCGAAATGACCTCGCACGACGTCGTCGCGATTGCGCGCCGCACGTTTTCCATGACGAAGGTCGGCCATTGCGGCACGCTTGATCCGCTCGCGACTGGATTGCTCATCGTCGTCCTTGGCAAAGGCACCAAAATACAGGATCTCCTGATGGCAGAGGACAAGGAATACGTTGGCAGTATGAAGCTCGGCGAAACGACCGACAGCCAGGACGCCGACGGCGAAATCCTCGAAATGAAGCCCGTCCCAGAGTTGGATGGAACTCAAATCGAAGCCGCCTTCGCTAAGTTTGATGGCGATTTTTACCAGTTGCCACCGATGGTTTCCGCGATCAAACAACAGGGCGTGCCTCTTTATAAACTTGCGCGCCAGGGCAAAACGGTCGAGCGCGAGAAGCGTTTCGTCCACGTTTACGCGCACCAGATCAATCGCGTGGAACTCCCCGTGATCGACTTTCGCGTCGTTTGCTCGAAGGGTTTCTACGTTCGCACTTACGCGCACGACATTGGAGCGGAACTCGGCTGCGGCGCGCATTTGCAGGCGTTGCGCCGAACGAAATCGGGCAAATTTAACCTCGATCGCGCGGTCACGGTCGACCAATTGAAAAACAGCTCGCTCGACGAATTGCTCTCGAAAGTCATCAGTCTGCCCGAAGTCTCTCGCATGCGCGGAGCGTAG
- a CDS encoding bifunctional riboflavin kinase/FAD synthetase, whose translation MNALRRIADLAELPGPLALGIGVFDGVHLGHQAVIDCTLASARESDGTPVIVTFDPHPARVLRPENPPRLLTSTAHKLQLLAAAGVENVLLVEFNREFASHSPGDFIRLLATHSKALKSICVGEDWAFGRNRSGNVEFLREQGNELDFHVIAVPPVKIDGEIVSSTLIRRAVEAGDINLAAQYLGRPYTILGTVVNGLELGRTIGFPTANLSAHNEQFPPNGVYAIRARVGSDSHEGVANIGVRPTVKDAAPGRLLEVHLFDFDGDLYGQDIEVSFQKFLRAEEKFASLEALRAQIACDSATARDYFAAGGK comes from the coding sequence ATGAACGCGCTCCGCCGCATCGCCGATCTTGCAGAATTGCCCGGGCCGCTTGCGCTCGGCATCGGAGTTTTCGACGGAGTGCATCTGGGGCATCAGGCGGTGATCGATTGCACGCTAGCCTCGGCGCGTGAGTCGGATGGAACTCCGGTCATCGTCACTTTCGACCCGCATCCGGCGCGGGTTTTGCGCCCGGAAAATCCGCCGCGGCTGCTCACTTCGACTGCGCACAAGCTGCAACTCCTCGCCGCCGCCGGTGTCGAAAACGTCCTGCTCGTGGAGTTCAACCGCGAGTTTGCCAGCCATTCGCCGGGCGATTTCATTCGTTTGCTGGCGACTCATTCAAAGGCACTGAAGTCGATTTGCGTCGGCGAGGATTGGGCTTTCGGACGCAATCGCAGCGGCAATGTGGAGTTTCTGCGAGAGCAGGGGAACGAGTTGGATTTCCATGTGATCGCCGTTCCACCGGTGAAGATCGATGGGGAAATTGTCAGCAGCACGCTGATTCGCCGTGCCGTCGAGGCCGGTGACATCAATCTCGCCGCGCAATATCTGGGGCGCCCTTACACCATTTTGGGAACCGTCGTAAATGGACTTGAACTCGGGCGCACCATCGGTTTTCCGACCGCGAATCTAAGCGCGCACAACGAGCAATTTCCCCCCAATGGCGTTTACGCGATCCGCGCCAGAGTCGGCTCTGACTCGCATGAGGGCGTCGCCAATATCGGCGTTCGTCCCACGGTTAAAGACGCCGCGCCCGGACGTTTGCTGGAGGTGCATCTCTTCGACTTCGATGGCGATCTCTATGGTCAGGACATCGAGGTTTCCTTTCAAAAATTCCTCCGCGCCGAGGAGAAATTTGCCAGTCTCGAAGCTTTGCGCGCCCAGATTGCCTGCGACAGCGCCACGGCCCGCGATTATTTCGCTGCCGGGGGAAAATAG